In one window of Camelina sativa cultivar DH55 chromosome 15, Cs, whole genome shotgun sequence DNA:
- the LOC104744461 gene encoding WUSCHEL-related homeobox 11 isoform X1, translating to MDQEQHPHSPTGHSRSPPSSSASGSTTSEPVRSRWSPKPEQILILESIFNSGMVNPPKEETVRIRKMLEKFGAVGDANVFYWFQNRRSRSRRRQRQLQAAAAAAAATTNTCDQTMMVSNSLPHHSGSDLGFGGCSTSSNYLFGGSSQVPSFFLSLSSSPPSCSSSSSTSSSASSSSSYGGGGCDNQSNSGMDNLLTMSSQMGYQEANHLHYQHQSSNVASILCPPDQNSHFHYQQGVITVFINGVPTEVTRGGIDMKATFGEDLVLVHSSGVPLPTDEFGFLMHTLQHGEAYFLVPR from the exons ATGGACCAAGAACAACATCCACATAGCCCAACCGGCCATAGTCGCTCACCCCCATCATCATCCGCCTCCGGTTCCACCACATCTGAACCGGTTCGGTCACGATGGTCACCTAAACCGGAACAAATACTCATACTTGAATCGATCTTCAACAGTGGTATGGTTAACCCTCCCAAAGAAGAGACGGTAAGGATACGAAAGATGCTCGAGAAATTTGGCGCGGTGGGAGATGCAAATGTCTTCTATTGGTTTCAAAACCGGCGGTCAAGATCCCGCAGGAGGCAGCGACAGCTCCAGGCTGCAGCTGCAGCCGCTGCCGCAACCACCAACACTTGTGACCAGACGATGATGGTGAGCAACAGCTTACCACATCATAGTGGGAGTGATTTGGGGTTTGGAGGTTGTAGCACTTCTTCTAATTACTTATTTGGTGGGTCATCCCAAGttccttcttttttccttagtctctcttcttctcctccttcttgttCAAGCTCctcttccacttcttcttcagctagctcttcatcttcttatgGTGGCGGTGGATGTGATAATCAAAGCAATAGTGGCATGGATAATCTCTTAACAATGTCTAGCCAAATGGGTTACCAAGAAGCTAATCATCTTCATTATCAACATCAAAGCTCAAATGTCGCATCGATTTTGTGCCCACCTGATCAAAACTCCCATTTTCACTACCAACAAG GGGTTATAACGGTGTTTATAAACGGAGTTCCGACAGAAGTGACGAGAGGAGGAATAGACATGAAAGCAACGTTTGGAGAAGATTTGGTTTTGGTGCATTCCTCAGGTGTTCCTCTCCCTACCGATGAGTTCGGTTTTTTGATGCATACCTTACAACATGGTGAAGCTTATTTCCTG GTTCCAAGATAG
- the LOC104744461 gene encoding WUSCHEL-related homeobox 11 isoform X2: MDQEQHPHSPTGHSRSPPSSSASGSTTSEPVRSRWSPKPEQILILESIFNSGMVNPPKEETVRIRKMLEKFGAVGDANVFYWFQNRRSRSRRRQRQLQAAAAAAAATTNTCDQTMMVSNSLPHHSGSDLGFGGCSTSSNYLFASSSSSYGGGGCDNQSNSGMDNLLTMSSQMGYQEANHLHYQHQSSNVASILCPPDQNSHFHYQQGVITVFINGVPTEVTRGGIDMKATFGEDLVLVHSSGVPLPTDEFGFLMHTLQHGEAYFLVPR; this comes from the exons ATGGACCAAGAACAACATCCACATAGCCCAACCGGCCATAGTCGCTCACCCCCATCATCATCCGCCTCCGGTTCCACCACATCTGAACCGGTTCGGTCACGATGGTCACCTAAACCGGAACAAATACTCATACTTGAATCGATCTTCAACAGTGGTATGGTTAACCCTCCCAAAGAAGAGACGGTAAGGATACGAAAGATGCTCGAGAAATTTGGCGCGGTGGGAGATGCAAATGTCTTCTATTGGTTTCAAAACCGGCGGTCAAGATCCCGCAGGAGGCAGCGACAGCTCCAGGCTGCAGCTGCAGCCGCTGCCGCAACCACCAACACTTGTGACCAGACGATGATGGTGAGCAACAGCTTACCACATCATAGTGGGAGTGATTTGGGGTTTGGAGGTTGTAGCACTTCTTCTAATTACTTATTTG ctagctcttcatcttcttatgGTGGCGGTGGATGTGATAATCAAAGCAATAGTGGCATGGATAATCTCTTAACAATGTCTAGCCAAATGGGTTACCAAGAAGCTAATCATCTTCATTATCAACATCAAAGCTCAAATGTCGCATCGATTTTGTGCCCACCTGATCAAAACTCCCATTTTCACTACCAACAAG GGGTTATAACGGTGTTTATAAACGGAGTTCCGACAGAAGTGACGAGAGGAGGAATAGACATGAAAGCAACGTTTGGAGAAGATTTGGTTTTGGTGCATTCCTCAGGTGTTCCTCTCCCTACCGATGAGTTCGGTTTTTTGATGCATACCTTACAACATGGTGAAGCTTATTTCCTG GTTCCAAGATAG
- the LOC104744461 gene encoding WUSCHEL-related homeobox 11 isoform X3: protein MDQEQHPHSPTGHSRSPPSSSASGSTTSEPVRSRWSPKPEQILILESIFNSGMVNPPKEETVRIRKMLEKFGAVGDANVFYWFQNRRSRSRRRQRQLQAAAAAAAATTNTCDQTMMVSNSLPHHSGSDLGFGGCSTSSNYLFGGSSQVPSFFLSLSSSPPSCSSSSSTSSSASSSSSYGGGGCDNQSNSGMDNLLTMSSQMGYQEANHLHYQHQSSNVASILCPPDQNSHFHYQQEIYMFEIQGL from the exons ATGGACCAAGAACAACATCCACATAGCCCAACCGGCCATAGTCGCTCACCCCCATCATCATCCGCCTCCGGTTCCACCACATCTGAACCGGTTCGGTCACGATGGTCACCTAAACCGGAACAAATACTCATACTTGAATCGATCTTCAACAGTGGTATGGTTAACCCTCCCAAAGAAGAGACGGTAAGGATACGAAAGATGCTCGAGAAATTTGGCGCGGTGGGAGATGCAAATGTCTTCTATTGGTTTCAAAACCGGCGGTCAAGATCCCGCAGGAGGCAGCGACAGCTCCAGGCTGCAGCTGCAGCCGCTGCCGCAACCACCAACACTTGTGACCAGACGATGATGGTGAGCAACAGCTTACCACATCATAGTGGGAGTGATTTGGGGTTTGGAGGTTGTAGCACTTCTTCTAATTACTTATTTGGTGGGTCATCCCAAGttccttcttttttccttagtctctcttcttctcctccttcttgttCAAGCTCctcttccacttcttcttcagctagctcttcatcttcttatgGTGGCGGTGGATGTGATAATCAAAGCAATAGTGGCATGGATAATCTCTTAACAATGTCTAGCCAAATGGGTTACCAAGAAGCTAATCATCTTCATTATCAACATCAAAGCTCAAATGTCGCATCGATTTTGTGCCCACCTGATCAAAACTCCCATTTTCACTACCAACAAG aaatatatatgtttgaaattCAGGGGTTATAA
- the LOC104747984 gene encoding peroxidase 57-like, with the protein MKIANFSTLFSILFIVPVTFAQLKVGFYNNSCPTAETIVRNLVTDEFESDPTITAALLRMHFHDCFVGGCDGSILLNSTDSERFVGPNLSVRGFELIDEIKTELEAQCPSNVSCADIMALATRDSVVLAGGPNYNIPTGRRDGLTTNANGVFDLIGPTASVAAFLSFFGDKMLNTFDAVALLGAHTVGVGSCNLFEDRLSNFNGTGLPDPSMDSNLVANLTSICAASENPSTGLDRSTPLTFDNAFFGEIRARRGVLQLDQRLATDEATSSVVAQYAADNDLFKRQFAIAMVKMGAVGVLTGENGDIRKNCWAFNDI; encoded by the exons ATGAAGATTGCAAACTTTTCTACTCTATTCTCAATTCTCTTCATTGTTCCGGTCACGTTTGCTCAATTGAAGGTCGGGTTTTATAACAATTCATGTCCTACTGCAGAAACTATCGTTCGTAATCTCGTGACAGATGAGTTCGAGAGTGACCCCACGATTACTGCCGCTTTGCTTCGGATGCATTTTCACGACTGTTTTGTCGGG GGCTGCGACGGTTCTATCCTTCTAAACTCGACAGATTCAGAAAGATTCGTCGGTccaaacttgagcgtgagaggCTTTGAGCTAATCGACGAGATCAAGACCGAGCTTGAGGCTCAGTGTCCCTCGAACGTTTCGTGCGCTGACATAATGGCACTTGCCACTCGTGACTCTGTGGTCTTAGCCGGAGGGCCGAACTACAACATCCCCACGGGGCGACGTGATGGGTTAACAACGAATGCAAACGGCGTGTTTGACCTTATTGGACCAACCGCCTCCGTGGCTGCCTTTCTTAGTTTCTTTGGGGATAAAATGCTGAACACGTTCGATGCGGTGGCTCTTTTGGGTGCACACACGGTTGGTGTTGGATCTTGTAATCTATTCGAGGATCGGCTCTCGAATTTTAATGGAACCGGACTGCCAGACCCGTCAATGGACTCGAACCTGGTTGCAAA TTTGACCAGCATATGTGCGGCATCAGAGAACCCATCAACTGGACTGGACAGGTCAACACCGTTGACTTTTGATAATGCATTCTTTGGGGAAATCCGAGCGAGGAGAGGAGTTTTGCAACTTGACCAGCGGCTTGCAACCGACGAAGCCACTTCTAGTGTTGTGGCTCAGTACGCAGCAGACAACGACTTATTCAAACGTCAGTTTGCGATCGCGATGGTGAAAATGGGAGCTGTTGGTGTCCTCACCGGTGAAAACGGTGATATCAGAAAAAATTGTTGGGCATTCAACGACATTTAA
- the LOC104744462 gene encoding peroxidase 28-like: protein MKIANFSVILLIFLIFPVAIAQLRFGFYSQSCPNAETIVQNLVRQQFARDPSITAALTRMHFHDCFVQGCDASLLIDPTTTQPSPEKTARPNGSVRGFELIDEIKTALEAQCPLKVSCSDIITLATRESVFLGGGPSYPVPTGRRDGFVSNLADAEQILPGPGISVAGMLGFFGNKGMDVFDAVALLGAHTVGVASCGNFGDRVTNFQGTGQPDPTMDPSLVASLRNTCAAPGGFAALDQSTPFSFDNLFFSQLRQRKGILFIDQRMATDPATSDVVSQYAANNELFKRQFAIAMVKMGAVDVLTGLAGEIRGNCRAFN from the exons ATGAAGATTGCAAACTTTTCTGTTAtactcttgattttcttgattttcccCGTGGCAATAGCACAGCTAAGATTCGGGTTTTACAGTCAATCGTGCCCTAATGCAGAGACTATCGTACAAAACCTGGTCCGCCAGCAGTTTGCTCGTGACCCTTCAATCACGGCCGCCTTGACTCGGATGCATTTTCATGACTGTTTTGTCCAG GGATGCGACGCTTCTCTCCTCATAGACCCAACGACGACTCAACCATCACCGGAAAAAACCGCCCGCCCAAACGGTAGCGTGCGAGGGTTCGAGCTGATCGACGAGATCAAGACGGCACTCGAAGCTCAATGCCCCTTGAAGGTCTCGTGCTCCGACATAATCACGCTCGCCACACGTGAGTCCGTGTTCTTAGGTGGTGGACCGAGCTACCCGGTACCTACCGGACGTCGTGATGGCTTTGTATCGAACCTTGCAGACGCAGAGCAGATCCTCCCTGGACCAGGCATCTCTGTCGCAGGTATGCTAGGTTTTTTCGGCAACAAAGGGATGGACGTTTTCGATGCGGTGGCGCTTTTGGGTGCGCACACGGTTGGGGTCGCTTCTTGTGGTAATTTTGGGGACCGAGTCACGAACTTTCAAGGAACCGGACAGCCCGACCCAACTATGGACCCCAGTTTGGTTGCCAG CCTAAGGAACACATGTGCGGCTCCAGGCGGCTTTGCGGCACTGGACCAGTCAACGCCGTTTTCATTCGACAACTTGTTCTTTAGTCAGCTCAGACAGAGGAAAGGAATTTTGTTTATTGACCAGCGAATGGCGACCGATCCGGCCACTTCTGATGTTGTGTCTCAGTACGCAGCCAACAACGAACTATTCAAACGTCAGTTTGCGATTGCGATGGTGAAGATGGGAGCCGTTGACGTGCTTACGGGTTTAGCGGGTGAGATCAGGGGGAATTGTAGAGCATTCAACTAA